Proteins encoded together in one Gemmatimonadaceae bacterium window:
- the guaA gene encoding glutamine-hydrolyzing GMP synthase, which yields MQNPTTSRILILDCGSQFTQLIARRVREARVYSEIHPPTKSLEWIREWKPTGIILSGGPSSVTDEGAPTVPRELLDIAPVLGVCYGMQLIAHLEGGAVVGGGRREYGRAEVTVDEAAGLFAGFGAGEKTTVWMSHGDHVEQVPPGYVATAHSGHTCAGFRHTTKPIYAIQFHSEVHHTVRGAEIIQNFLFGVCHCTPDWTPGHFIDMEVEKIRALVGDKQVICGLSGGVDSSVAAALVHKAIGDQLTCIFVDTGLLRLHEREQVERTMGEHLGIRLITVRAEERFLTALAGVGEPERKRKIIGEHFIRVFEAASADAGKDAAFLVQGTLYPDVIESVSAKGGPSATIKTHHNVGGLPKDMKFQLIEPLRELFKDEVRNVGRELGLPEEMVGRHPFPGPGLAIRVLGEVSPHALDILRRADAIYLEEIRAAGLYPEIWQAFAVFLPVRSVGVMGDGRTYEHVIALRAVTSTDGMTADWYNFPHDVLARISNRIINEVDGVNRVVYDISSKPPATIEWE from the coding sequence ATGCAGAACCCGACGACCAGCCGCATTCTCATTCTCGACTGCGGTTCGCAGTTCACGCAGCTCATTGCGCGCCGCGTCCGCGAGGCGCGTGTCTACTCCGAGATTCACCCGCCCACCAAGTCCCTCGAGTGGATTCGCGAGTGGAAGCCCACCGGCATCATTCTCTCGGGTGGTCCGAGCTCGGTGACGGACGAGGGCGCGCCGACGGTCCCGCGCGAGCTCCTCGATATCGCGCCGGTGCTGGGCGTCTGCTACGGGATGCAGCTGATCGCGCACCTCGAAGGCGGGGCGGTGGTCGGTGGTGGTCGCAGGGAGTACGGCCGCGCGGAGGTCACGGTCGATGAGGCCGCGGGGCTCTTCGCCGGCTTTGGCGCCGGCGAGAAGACGACCGTCTGGATGAGCCATGGCGATCATGTGGAGCAGGTGCCGCCTGGCTACGTCGCCACGGCCCACAGCGGACACACCTGCGCCGGTTTCCGCCACACCACGAAGCCGATCTACGCGATTCAGTTTCACTCCGAAGTGCACCACACGGTGCGCGGCGCCGAGATCATCCAGAACTTCCTCTTTGGGGTGTGCCATTGCACGCCGGATTGGACGCCGGGGCACTTCATCGACATGGAAGTCGAGAAGATCCGGGCACTCGTCGGCGACAAGCAGGTGATTTGCGGCTTGTCGGGCGGTGTGGACTCGAGTGTCGCGGCCGCACTGGTGCACAAGGCGATCGGCGATCAGCTCACCTGCATCTTCGTGGACACCGGTCTGCTGCGCTTGCACGAGCGTGAGCAGGTCGAACGCACGATGGGTGAGCATCTGGGGATCCGGCTCATTACGGTGCGCGCTGAAGAGCGCTTCCTGACGGCGCTGGCCGGCGTCGGCGAACCGGAGCGGAAGCGCAAGATCATTGGCGAGCACTTCATTCGCGTGTTCGAAGCGGCGTCGGCGGACGCCGGCAAGGATGCGGCGTTCCTGGTGCAGGGCACGCTGTATCCGGACGTGATCGAATCGGTGAGTGCGAAGGGCGGCCCATCGGCCACGATCAAGACGCACCACAACGTGGGCGGGTTGCCGAAGGACATGAAGTTCCAGCTCATCGAGCCGCTGCGTGAGCTGTTCAAGGATGAAGTCCGCAATGTGGGGCGCGAACTCGGCCTGCCCGAAGAGATGGTGGGTCGCCATCCGTTCCCGGGACCGGGGCTCGCCATCCGCGTGCTTGGTGAGGTGTCGCCGCATGCGCTCGACATCCTGCGCCGCGCCGACGCGATCTACCTCGAAGAGATTCGCGCGGCCGGATTGTATCCGGAGATCTGGCAGGCCTTCGCGGTGTTCCTGCCGGTGCGCTCGGTGGGCGTGATGGGCGATGGCCGCACGTACGAGCATGTGATTGCCTTGCGTGCCGTGACCAGCACCGACGGCATGACCGCCGACTGGTACAACTTCCCACACGACGTGCTGGCGCGCATCTCGAACCGCATCATCAACGAAGTTGACGGCGTGAATCGCGTCGTCTACGACATCAGCTCCAAGCCCCCCGCCACCATCGAGTGGGAGTAA
- the lysA gene encoding diaminopimelate decarboxylase: MSDTLSAATVGFARVGGVLQAEGVPLPTLAAAVGTPAYVYSANMIRARYARLHAAFAGVPHRIHFAVKANSNLAVLALLQSLGAGVDIVSGGELYRAQQAGFTGADVVFSGVGKTVREIAQALDAGVLLINVESEAELLTIEAVAARKGVVAPIALRVNPEVTVDTPHDYIKTGEKGGKFGIPRDDVSRLVSFITTLPHLALRGLGMHLGSQISNADPLRDALPRLVAALAHARSEGHDIRYMDVGGGLSVPYEAHERDADVEDYAALVRTAQAETGLSLVLEPGRFLVAESGVLLTEVLYRKHANGKEFMVTDAGMNDLIRPSLYHAYHQIDAVTETDAQTTADIVGPICESGDFFAKGRAMPDVPAGQYLAVRTAGAYGFTMSSNYNSRPRPVEVLVDGARFAVITEREQFSDLVRLERAHPEWRNP, translated from the coding sequence GTGTCGGACACTCTATCGGCAGCCACTGTGGGCTTTGCCCGCGTCGGGGGCGTCCTCCAGGCGGAGGGGGTGCCGCTCCCGACGCTCGCCGCGGCGGTGGGCACGCCGGCGTATGTGTACAGCGCCAACATGATTCGCGCCCGCTACGCGCGCCTGCACGCGGCGTTCGCGGGGGTGCCGCATCGCATCCACTTTGCGGTGAAGGCCAACTCGAACCTCGCCGTGCTCGCGCTGCTCCAGTCGTTGGGGGCCGGCGTGGACATCGTGTCGGGCGGCGAGCTGTATCGGGCGCAGCAGGCTGGCTTCACCGGCGCCGACGTCGTCTTCAGCGGCGTTGGGAAGACGGTGCGCGAGATCGCGCAGGCGCTGGACGCGGGCGTCCTGCTGATCAATGTCGAATCGGAAGCCGAACTGCTCACCATCGAGGCCGTGGCGGCCCGCAAGGGCGTCGTGGCGCCGATCGCGCTGCGGGTGAACCCCGAAGTGACGGTGGACACGCCGCACGACTACATCAAGACTGGCGAGAAGGGCGGGAAGTTCGGCATCCCCCGCGACGACGTGTCGCGTCTCGTGTCATTCATCACGACGCTGCCGCATCTGGCGCTGCGCGGGCTGGGGATGCACCTCGGTTCGCAGATCAGCAACGCCGATCCGCTGCGCGATGCACTCCCGCGCCTGGTCGCGGCGCTGGCCCATGCCCGCAGCGAAGGCCATGACATCCGCTACATGGATGTTGGGGGCGGCCTGTCGGTGCCGTACGAAGCGCACGAGCGCGACGCCGATGTGGAGGATTACGCGGCGCTCGTTCGCACCGCGCAGGCAGAGACCGGGCTATCGCTCGTGCTCGAGCCTGGCCGGTTCCTCGTCGCCGAGTCGGGCGTGCTCCTCACTGAGGTGCTGTACCGCAAGCACGCCAACGGGAAGGAGTTCATGGTGACCGATGCCGGCATGAATGATCTCATCCGGCCGTCGCTCTACCATGCCTACCATCAGATCGACGCCGTGACCGAGACCGACGCGCAGACCACCGCGGACATCGTGGGGCCGATCTGCGAGTCCGGTGATTTCTTTGCCAAGGGGCGCGCGATGCCTGACGTGCCGGCGGGGCAGTATCTCGCGGTGCGCACGGCGGGCGCTTACGGCTTCACGATGTCCAGCAACTACAACTCACGTCCCCGGCCGGTGGAAGTTCTCGTGGATGGCGCGCGCTTCGCGGTCATCACCGAGCGGGAACAGTTTTCAGACCTTGTGCGCCTCGAGCGGGCGCACCCGGAGTGGAGAAACCCCTGA
- a CDS encoding MATE family efflux transporter: MTGRDWQRDLREMMQVALPIVLINLGIQAMGVVDTLMVGRLGGAAIAAVALGNFYFFNVSVFGIGVLFAIDPVVAQAVGAGDEAAVARGVQRGLVLALAIAVVVMLVLTPGEAILGALEQPAEVVSQTAVYARRRALGAIPFFAFAVMRQTLQALGPVRPILFAALVANLVNAVANWLLVFGNGGAPALGVAGSGIATAISTWVMAGVLLMIAWPVLRPTLRPWRADSLTWGPMSRMLRIGVPIGVQWFFESFAFGLTALFMGWMGTASLAGHEIALNMAAFTFMVPLGISGAAAAVVGRAIGRGDMPAARRDAAAAIACGAGVMCVSAVVFISAPGALAALYTTEAATFAVATSLIPLAGWFQVFDGLQAVTSGVLRGTGDTRIPAILHMVAFWGVGIPLGWWLGFHTSLRERGLWVGLVAGLAAAALLQSGRVIRRLRADIARVVVDH; the protein is encoded by the coding sequence GTGACGGGACGCGACTGGCAGCGTGACCTGCGCGAGATGATGCAGGTCGCGCTGCCCATCGTGCTGATCAATCTCGGCATTCAGGCGATGGGCGTGGTGGATACGCTCATGGTCGGGCGCCTGGGCGGTGCCGCCATCGCGGCCGTCGCGCTGGGCAACTTCTACTTCTTCAACGTGAGCGTATTCGGGATCGGGGTGCTCTTCGCCATCGATCCCGTGGTGGCGCAGGCCGTCGGTGCCGGCGACGAGGCCGCCGTCGCGCGCGGCGTGCAGCGCGGCTTGGTGCTGGCCCTCGCCATCGCCGTGGTGGTCATGCTGGTCCTCACCCCTGGCGAGGCCATCCTGGGGGCGCTGGAGCAACCCGCGGAGGTCGTCTCGCAGACCGCCGTCTACGCGCGGCGGCGCGCACTCGGCGCGATCCCGTTCTTTGCCTTTGCGGTGATGCGTCAGACGCTGCAGGCGCTGGGGCCCGTGCGCCCCATTCTCTTCGCCGCGCTGGTGGCCAATCTCGTCAACGCCGTGGCGAACTGGCTGCTGGTCTTTGGGAATGGCGGCGCTCCCGCCCTGGGCGTCGCCGGCTCCGGCATTGCCACGGCGATCTCGACGTGGGTGATGGCCGGCGTGCTGCTGATGATCGCCTGGCCGGTCCTGCGCCCCACTCTGCGTCCGTGGCGTGCCGACTCGCTGACGTGGGGGCCGATGTCGCGCATGCTTCGCATCGGGGTGCCCATCGGGGTGCAGTGGTTCTTCGAAAGCTTTGCCTTCGGCCTGACTGCGCTCTTCATGGGGTGGATGGGCACGGCGTCACTGGCGGGCCACGAGATCGCGCTCAACATGGCGGCCTTCACCTTCATGGTGCCGCTCGGCATCTCGGGCGCGGCGGCGGCGGTCGTTGGCCGGGCCATTGGCCGTGGGGACATGCCCGCTGCGCGCCGTGATGCCGCCGCGGCGATTGCCTGTGGCGCGGGGGTGATGTGCGTGAGCGCCGTCGTGTTCATCAGCGCACCGGGGGCGCTGGCGGCGCTCTATACCACCGAAGCGGCGACGTTCGCCGTGGCCACGAGCCTGATTCCGCTGGCGGGGTGGTTTCAGGTCTTCGACGGGCTGCAGGCGGTGACGAGCGGCGTGCTGCGCGGCACCGGCGACACCCGCATCCCGGCGATCCTGCACATGGTCGCCTTCTGGGGCGTGGGCATTCCCCTGGGCTGGTGGCTCGGCTTTCACACGAGCCTACGTGAGCGAGGGCTCTGGGTTGGCCTGGTGGCCGGCCTCGCGGCGGCCGCGCTGCTGCAGAGCGGGCGCGTGATCCGACGACTGCGCGCCGATATCGCGCGCGTCGTCGTCGATCACTGA
- a CDS encoding PTS sugar transporter subunit IIA, with product MARQRAGLTPGGSWICYRAMELREFFSEDAVQLELQGTTKDEILKELIGLLKLDEKSEGMLFKMLKRRENLGSTGIGRGIAIPHCRSLVVNRLRVAFGRKKDGVDFKAIDDKPVNFFFLIVAPPLEVSNQYLPVLGKIAQFSKESDVPGRLLELTSPAEFMALLEEKRV from the coding sequence TTGGCCCGGCAACGCGCCGGTTTGACTCCCGGCGGTTCGTGGATATGTTACCGGGCTATGGAACTGCGCGAATTCTTCTCCGAAGACGCCGTCCAGCTCGAGCTCCAGGGCACGACCAAGGACGAAATTCTCAAGGAACTCATCGGGCTGCTGAAGCTCGATGAGAAGTCCGAGGGCATGCTGTTCAAGATGCTCAAGCGGCGCGAAAATCTCGGTTCGACCGGGATTGGCCGTGGCATCGCGATCCCGCATTGCCGCTCGCTCGTCGTCAACCGCTTGCGTGTCGCGTTCGGCCGCAAGAAGGATGGCGTCGACTTCAAGGCGATCGACGACAAGCCGGTCAACTTCTTCTTCCTGATCGTCGCGCCGCCGCTTGAGGTGTCGAACCAGTACCTCCCGGTGCTCGGCAAGATCGCGCAGTTCAGCAAGGAGAGTGACGTGCCCGGCCGCCTGCTCGAGCTGACGTCGCCCGCCGAGTTCATGGCGCTCCTCGAGGAGAAGCGCGTCTAG
- a CDS encoding metallophosphoesterase translates to MRVGLLSDTHDRVPAVRALLEQMVAGGVSLVMHAGDYCSPFSLQPFHDLSLPLLGVFGRNDGDRDALQAAAKVGFGALELYESPHSFEIGGKNVLLIHDLADVHQRSIDGHEVIIHGFTHIPEMKARGDSLLVNPGEACGWLHGAPTGAILDLETKAVEFLKLTGPEWKN, encoded by the coding sequence ATGCGCGTCGGCCTGTTGTCGGATACCCATGATCGCGTCCCTGCCGTACGCGCCCTGCTGGAGCAGATGGTCGCGGGCGGTGTGTCGCTGGTGATGCACGCGGGCGATTACTGCTCGCCGTTCTCGCTTCAGCCCTTTCACGACCTGTCGCTGCCGCTGCTCGGCGTTTTCGGCCGCAACGACGGCGATCGCGATGCGCTGCAGGCGGCGGCCAAGGTCGGCTTCGGGGCCCTCGAGCTGTACGAGTCGCCGCACAGCTTCGAGATCGGTGGCAAGAACGTGCTGCTGATCCACGATCTGGCCGATGTCCATCAGCGCTCGATCGACGGGCACGAAGTGATCATTCATGGCTTTACGCACATCCCCGAAATGAAGGCGCGTGGGGACTCCCTGCTGGTCAATCCCGGGGAGGCGTGCGGCTGGCTGCACGGCGCCCCGACCGGCGCCATCCTCGACCTCGAGACGAAGGCGGTGGAGTTCCTCAAGCTCACCGGCCCGGAGTGGAAGAACTGA
- a CDS encoding amidohydrolase family protein produces the protein MRPLRCAVALLAVLSVSPLVPSPALRAQGGAGRPSAGRTTAQHGVRPRRLVIRGATVIEGNGTPAEGPKDIVLEGNRIVDIVALDPVAMREGTARRPQGDVEIDATGKYVVPGLINIHGHVQDERAGIPQPLDYQMKLWLGMGITTVRDVSSETAKTLQLRAKSAANEIVAPRLYVYARYAYMPIPRNEQEARQRVRDLKAMGVDGLKLFGMDKDVYYPVVDEARKLGLGTAHHMAVDETNALDAAAAGLTSIEHWYGVPDAAIPDGAQHFPSNFNYADEGMRFRWAGRLWREADPRRLQDVLQAMVKAKVAWNPTLEIYEASRDLQRAETQPWFAEYLHPTLDTYFKPNAANHGSYFANWSSTDEAYWKENYRIWFQAVRDFERMGGVVGAGEDAGFIYQIYGFGLIRELELHQEAGFQPIKALQHVTANNAQILGEASRLGRVRPGYLADLAILNGNPLEDLKVFYPPRADAAAGAGGGVAWTIKDGVPYDAQRLLSEVRDMVRAAKKR, from the coding sequence ATGCGCCCTCTGCGTTGCGCCGTTGCGCTGTTGGCTGTTCTGAGCGTGAGCCCGCTCGTGCCATCACCTGCGCTGCGCGCGCAGGGCGGGGCGGGTCGCCCGTCGGCTGGTCGCACGACGGCGCAGCACGGCGTACGACCGCGACGGCTCGTCATTCGGGGCGCGACGGTGATCGAGGGCAATGGCACCCCGGCCGAGGGCCCGAAGGACATCGTCCTGGAAGGCAACCGGATTGTCGATATCGTCGCGCTCGATCCGGTCGCGATGCGCGAAGGGACGGCGCGCCGTCCGCAGGGGGACGTAGAGATCGACGCCACGGGCAAGTACGTCGTGCCGGGGCTCATCAACATCCATGGGCACGTGCAGGATGAGCGCGCGGGTATCCCGCAGCCGCTCGACTACCAGATGAAGCTCTGGCTTGGCATGGGCATCACCACGGTGCGTGATGTGTCCAGCGAGACCGCGAAGACGCTGCAGCTGCGGGCCAAGAGTGCGGCGAACGAGATCGTCGCGCCACGGCTGTACGTGTACGCGCGCTACGCGTACATGCCCATCCCGCGCAATGAACAGGAAGCGCGGCAGCGCGTCCGTGACCTGAAGGCGATGGGCGTGGACGGGCTCAAGCTCTTCGGCATGGACAAGGATGTGTACTATCCGGTCGTTGACGAGGCCCGCAAGCTCGGACTGGGAACCGCGCACCACATGGCCGTGGATGAGACGAACGCCCTCGATGCGGCGGCGGCTGGCCTGACGAGCATCGAGCATTGGTACGGGGTCCCCGACGCGGCGATTCCGGATGGTGCGCAACACTTCCCGTCGAACTTCAACTATGCCGACGAGGGGATGCGCTTCCGCTGGGCGGGCCGCCTGTGGCGCGAAGCGGATCCGCGCCGCCTGCAGGACGTGCTGCAGGCGATGGTGAAGGCCAAGGTCGCGTGGAACCCGACGCTCGAGATCTATGAAGCGAGCCGCGATCTGCAGCGCGCGGAAACGCAGCCCTGGTTTGCCGAGTATCTGCATCCCACGCTCGACACGTACTTCAAGCCGAACGCGGCCAATCATGGGTCGTACTTCGCGAACTGGAGCAGCACCGACGAAGCGTACTGGAAGGAGAATTACCGCATCTGGTTCCAGGCCGTGCGCGACTTCGAGCGCATGGGCGGCGTGGTCGGCGCTGGCGAGGATGCCGGGTTCATCTACCAGATCTACGGCTTCGGGCTGATTCGCGAACTCGAACTGCATCAGGAAGCAGGGTTCCAGCCCATCAAGGCGCTGCAGCATGTCACGGCCAACAACGCCCAGATCCTCGGCGAGGCCTCGCGGCTGGGGCGTGTGCGCCCCGGTTACCTGGCGGACCTCGCGATCCTGAACGGCAATCCGCTCGAGGATCTCAAGGTGTTCTATCCGCCGCGCGCCGATGCCGCGGCGGGCGCCGGCGGCGGCGTGGCGTGGACGATCAAGGACGGCGTGCCCTACGACGCGCAGCGACTGCTGAGCGAAGTCCGCGACATGGTCCGCGCCGCCAAGAAGCGCTGA
- the hisS gene encoding histidine--tRNA ligase — protein MSHKPLPGFRDFYPDQFAERAHIFDTWRRVVRRYAFQEYDGPPLEPLELYTQKSGEEIVTQLYNFVDKGNREVAMRPEMTPTFARMVGAKAQTLRKPVRWFSLPQLFRYERTQKGRLREHYQLNVDIVGEADVLADAELLSVAVNIMQALGLTAQQVRARVSDRRLLNGLLDHLAIAEAARTAVYAVLDKLERQPREISAEKLTEAGLDPATVETILGFATLDFPTLQARYGDAPAVAEHAARFAQYIAHCDALGIGDFLHFDLTIVRGLAYYTGIVFELFDSVGEFRAICGGGRYDNLLKALGGADLPALGFGMGDVVLGELLRERGLMPAPPASVGLWVAQAPDTPDAPAATLRTAAALRAAGLVVEYAFKPQKLDKQLEAGRKAGAGAFVIVDPSSSEAPWRLRRAGSTDATFTSLDALVAAASTQTGSAT, from the coding sequence ATGTCACACAAGCCGCTGCCGGGTTTCCGCGACTTCTATCCCGATCAATTCGCCGAGCGAGCCCACATCTTCGATACCTGGCGCCGCGTCGTGCGGCGCTATGCGTTTCAGGAGTACGATGGGCCGCCGCTCGAGCCGCTCGAGCTGTACACGCAGAAGAGCGGCGAGGAGATCGTGACCCAGCTCTACAACTTCGTGGACAAGGGCAATCGCGAGGTGGCGATGCGCCCCGAGATGACGCCGACGTTCGCCCGCATGGTGGGCGCCAAGGCCCAGACGCTGCGCAAGCCGGTCCGGTGGTTCTCGCTACCCCAGCTGTTCCGCTACGAACGCACGCAGAAGGGGCGGCTCCGGGAGCACTATCAGCTGAACGTCGACATCGTCGGCGAAGCCGACGTCTTGGCCGACGCCGAGCTGCTCAGCGTGGCGGTCAACATCATGCAGGCGCTGGGCCTCACGGCGCAGCAGGTGCGGGCCCGGGTGAGCGACCGGCGGCTGCTCAACGGGCTGCTCGATCATCTCGCGATCGCCGAAGCGGCGCGCACCGCCGTCTACGCGGTGTTGGACAAGCTGGAGCGGCAGCCCCGTGAGATCTCGGCCGAGAAGCTCACCGAAGCGGGACTCGATCCGGCCACCGTGGAGACGATTCTCGGCTTCGCGACGCTCGACTTCCCCACGCTGCAGGCGCGCTACGGCGACGCGCCGGCAGTAGCCGAGCACGCCGCGCGCTTCGCGCAGTACATCGCGCACTGCGACGCGCTCGGGATTGGCGACTTCCTGCACTTCGATCTCACGATCGTACGCGGCCTCGCGTATTACACCGGCATCGTCTTCGAGCTGTTCGACAGCGTGGGAGAGTTCCGCGCGATCTGCGGCGGCGGTCGCTACGACAACCTGCTCAAGGCGCTGGGTGGTGCCGATCTCCCGGCGCTCGGTTTTGGCATGGGTGATGTGGTGCTGGGCGAACTGCTGCGCGAACGCGGCCTGATGCCGGCGCCGCCGGCGAGTGTCGGCCTGTGGGTCGCGCAGGCGCCGGATACCCCCGACGCGCCGGCGGCGACGCTGCGGACCGCGGCCGCCCTGCGTGCCGCGGGGCTGGTGGTCGAGTACGCCTTCAAACCACAAAAGCTGGACAAGCAGCTCGAGGCTGGCCGCAAGGCCGGCGCGGGCGCATTCGTGATCGTGGACCCGTCGAGCAGCGAGGCGCCCTGGCGCCTGCGGCGCGCCGGCTCCACCGATGCAACCTTTACCTCCCTGGACGCCCTCGTGGCGGCCGCTTCAACGCAGACCGGATCCGCAACATGA
- the proS gene encoding proline--tRNA ligase, whose amino-acid sequence MSDDKKLTSRAENFSDWYNELVLRAELADYSPVRGCMVIRPLGYGIWERMQRALDDMFKATGHVNAYFPLFIPESFLSKEAEHVEGFAPECAVVTHGGGKQLEERLVVRPTSETIIYSMFAKWVQSYRDLPLLYNQWANVVRWEMRTRLFLRTMEFLWQEGHTAHATHDEAETETRRMLGVYREFMEGYMAMPVITGQKTDSERFAGALRTYACEALMQDNKALQAGTSHNLGQNFAKAFDLKFQSEAGVEEYAWNTSWGVSTRMIGGLVMTHGDDAGLRLPPKLAPIQMVIVPIWKTDEERAATVEAAKRIAEDLGSFKRPDHERIRVHVDERVGIKPGAKYYHWEMRGIPLRMEIGPRDLAQQSGLVVRRDTREKKPMAFDTLRAELPVVLDQIQADMLAAARARLEANSIRERISYDKFKEIMDGPGAFVYAGWNGDPAVEAKVKEETKATIRVIPDPEFRSPTAPTTCMVTGEPAKYEVIWARSY is encoded by the coding sequence ATGAGCGACGACAAGAAGCTGACCTCCCGCGCCGAGAACTTCAGCGACTGGTACAACGAGCTGGTGCTCCGTGCCGAGCTCGCCGACTACTCGCCGGTGCGCGGTTGCATGGTCATCCGCCCGCTCGGCTACGGCATCTGGGAGCGCATGCAGCGCGCGCTGGATGACATGTTCAAGGCCACGGGCCACGTGAACGCGTACTTCCCGCTGTTCATCCCCGAAAGCTTCCTGTCGAAGGAAGCGGAGCATGTCGAAGGCTTTGCGCCGGAATGCGCGGTGGTCACGCATGGCGGTGGCAAGCAGCTCGAAGAACGCCTGGTGGTGCGCCCCACGTCGGAGACGATCATCTACTCGATGTTCGCCAAGTGGGTGCAGAGCTATCGCGACCTGCCGTTGCTCTACAACCAGTGGGCCAATGTGGTGCGCTGGGAAATGCGCACGCGGCTCTTCCTGCGCACGATGGAGTTCCTGTGGCAGGAGGGGCACACGGCGCATGCCACGCACGATGAGGCTGAAACGGAGACGCGCCGCATGCTGGGCGTGTACCGCGAGTTCATGGAAGGCTACATGGCGATGCCCGTGATCACCGGCCAGAAGACCGACAGCGAGCGCTTTGCCGGTGCGCTGCGCACCTATGCCTGCGAAGCACTCATGCAGGACAACAAGGCGCTGCAGGCCGGCACCTCGCACAACCTCGGCCAGAACTTCGCCAAGGCCTTCGATCTCAAGTTCCAGAGCGAGGCCGGCGTTGAAGAGTACGCGTGGAACACGTCGTGGGGCGTATCCACGCGCATGATCGGCGGTCTGGTCATGACGCACGGCGACGACGCGGGGCTCCGCCTGCCGCCCAAGCTCGCGCCGATTCAAATGGTCATCGTGCCGATCTGGAAGACCGACGAAGAGCGCGCGGCCACGGTGGAAGCGGCGAAGCGTATCGCCGAGGATCTCGGGAGCTTCAAGCGCCCCGACCACGAGCGCATCCGCGTGCACGTGGACGAGCGCGTTGGCATCAAGCCGGGTGCGAAGTATTACCACTGGGAAATGCGCGGCATTCCGCTGCGCATGGAGATCGGGCCGCGCGATCTCGCGCAGCAGAGCGGGCTGGTGGTGCGTCGCGACACGCGCGAGAAGAAGCCAATGGCGTTCGACACGCTGCGGGCCGAGCTGCCCGTTGTGCTCGATCAGATCCAGGCGGATATGCTCGCCGCGGCGCGGGCGCGCCTCGAAGCGAACAGCATTCGCGAGCGCATCTCGTACGACAAGTTCAAGGAGATCATGGACGGCCCCGGCGCGTTCGTCTACGCCGGCTGGAACGGTGATCCGGCCGTCGAGGCCAAGGTGAAGGAAGAGACCAAGGCCACGATTCGCGTGATTCCCGATCCCGAGTTCCGCTCGCCGACGGCGCCCACGACGTGCATGGTGACGGGTGAGCCGGCCAAGTACGAAGTGATCTGGGCCCGCTCGTACTGA